GCCCAGGCGCTCGGCCTGAAGTTCCTCACCGTCACCGAGCACAGCCAGGCGGCCATCTACGCCGGGGGCCTCAAGGAGGACGACCTGCGCCGCCAGTGGGACGAGATCGACCGCGTCAACGACACCGTCAAGGGCGTCCGGCTCCTCAAGGGCATCGAGGTGGACATCCTGGAGAGCGGCGCGCTCGATTATTCGGACGGCGTCCTCGAGCGGCTCGAGGTGGTCATCGGCTCCATCCACGTGCGCCACTCCATGGACGAGGAGCAGATGACGCAGCGGCTGCTGAAGGCCTTCGACAACCCGCACCTGCACATCCTCGGGCACCCCACCGGACGCCTCATCCAGAACCGCGAGCCCTACCCCGTGCGCATGGAGGCGGTGCTCGACAAGGCCGCCGAGCGCGGCGTGGTGGTGGAGGTCAACGGCAAGCCGGAGCGGTTGGACCTGAAGACGGAGCACGTGCGCCAGGCGCTCCAACGCGGAGTGAAGCTGGTGGTGAGCGCCGACGCGCACAAGGCCGCGGACCTGCGCAACCTCGCCTTCGCCGTGGCCACCGCGCGCCGGGGCTGGGCTCGCAAGGGCGACATCCTCAACACCCTCCCCGCCGAACAGTTCATCTCCACCCTCCGGAAGCTGCGCGCCGCCTGACGCGAGCCGGTACCGGTGCTAGGCTCGCCGCGCCTTGCCCCGCCTCCTGCTCGCCCTCTTCCTCGTCCTGCTCGCCACCGGTGCCTCCGCCGAGGATCGCCCCTCCCGCGCCGATCTGCAGAAGGCGCTCGGCCTGTACGAGCGCTCCGTGGTGCGGGTGCGAGGGCCTCGCGAGGCCGGCCCCGGCATCATCGTGGGCACCGAGGGGCAGGTGCTCACCTCCGTACGCCACGTCAGCCTGGAGGCCGCCCAGGTGGAGTACGACGGGCGGACGCTGCCGGCCACGGTGGTGCTCGCCAACGGGTACCTGAAGGTGGCCGTCGTCGCCGCCCCGGCCGGTGAGTACCCCGCCGCTCCCGTGCGGGTGTCCACCGGGAGCCCCGTCGGCCAGTGGCTCATCGGCATCCTCCCGGGACGGGGCAAGCAGAAGGAGCGGCCGGCCTCGGCCGTGGCGCGAAAGGCTCCCGCGCCCTTCTTCGACGTGGACCTGGCACTCCCGCCGGGCAGCCCGATCTTCGACGCCAATGGCCGGCTGGTGGCGGTCTCCGTGCAGCGCCGGGGACGCGGTTGCCGGGCGCTGCCGCTGGACGTCGTCAAACAGCAGCTCGCCACGAAGGTGGCCGCGCCGTGAGCACCGCCTCCGCGTCCGCTCCCTGGCGTCCCAACGCCGTACAGGAGGCGGTGGGCCTCTGGGCCCTGGGCTTCCTGGGCATCATCGTCGCCTTCCTC
Above is a genomic segment from Archangium lipolyticum containing:
- a CDS encoding MXAN_2756 family trypsin-like serine endoprotease: MPRLLLALFLVLLATGASAEDRPSRADLQKALGLYERSVVRVRGPREAGPGIIVGTEGQVLTSVRHVSLEAAQVEYDGRTLPATVVLANGYLKVAVVAAPAGEYPAAPVRVSTGSPVGQWLIGILPGRGKQKERPASAVARKAPAPFFDVDLALPPGSPIFDANGRLVAVSVQRRGRGCRALPLDVVKQQLATKVAAP